The genomic stretch GCAGAAGGCGGTCATGGAACTGCACGCCGAGGAAAAGGTCTCACCGCTCTCCGGCTGTCTGCCCGGCCTGCTCCAGCTGCCCGCGTTCTTCCTGCTCTACCACCTCTTCTCCAGCTCCACGATCGGCGGCGAGGCCAATGGCCTGCTGTCCCACCGGCTGCTCTCGGCGCCGCTCGGCGGCACCTGGGCCGACGCGCTCGGCGCCGGCGGGCCGTTCGGCCCGGCCGGGCTGGTCTACCTCGGGCTCTTCGTCCTCGTCGCGGCCGTCGCCGCCTTCAACTACCGGCGTACCAAGCGGATGATGGCGAACAATCCGGTCACGATGGGCGCCGGGGGCGGCGAGCAGGTGCCGGGGCTCGGCGCGGTCAACGCGGTCATGCCGTTCCTGTCCTTCTTCACGCTCGTCACCGTGGCGGTCGTACCGCTCGCCGCCGCGCTGTACGTCGTCACCAGCACGACCTGGAGCGCCGTGGAGCGGGCGGCCCTCTATCAGTGAGCGGGCTGGTTACGGTCCAGTACGTGAACAGGGTCTTGCGGAGTGGACTGCGGGATTGGAGGATCGGCCAGTCCTCCGATGGCTGCACCCATCGGCCGGGCGCCCGCGACCGAGGGAGATGTGACCATGAAGCTGCTGCGAGTCGGTACAGCGGGGGCGGAGCGGCCCGCGCTGCTGGACGCCGAGGGAACGCTCAGGGATCTGTCGGGGATCGTGGACGACATCGACGGCGCCCTCCTCGCCGACGAGGCCGCGCTCGGCCGGGTACGGGCGGCCGCCGAGGCCGGCGAGCTGCCCGCGCTGGACGCGACGGGGCTCCGCATCGGGCCACCGCTCGGCCGCATCGGCAAGGTCGTGTGCATCGGGCTCAACTACCACGACCACGCCCGCGAGACCGGAGCCGAGCCGCCCGCCGAGCCGGTCGTCTTCTTCAAGGCAGCGGACACGGTGGTCGGGCCGAACGACACCGTGCTCGTCCCCCGCGGGTCGGCGAAGACCGACTGGGAGGTGGAGCTGGCCGTCGTCATCGGGCGTACGGCCCGCTATGTGGAGTCGGCCGAGGAGGCGCTCGCGCATGTCGCGGGGTACGCGGTGGCGCACGACGTGTCCGAGCGGGAGTTCCAGATCGAGCGGGGCGGGACCTGGGACAAGGGCAAGAACTGCGAGACGTTCAATCCGCTGGGGCCGTGGCTGGTGACGGCGGACGAGGTCCCGGATCCGCAGCGGCTGTCGCTGAAGCTGTGGGTCAACGGGGAGCTGAAGCAGGACGGTACGACGGCCGAGCAGATCTTTCCCGTGGCGGAAGTCGTGCGGTATGTCAGCCAGTTCATGACGCTCTACCCCGGGGACGTCATCAACACGGGGACGCCGGCGGGGGTGGCCATGGGGCAGCCCGAGCCGAAGCCGTATCTGCGGGCCGGGGATGTGGTCGAGCTGGAGATCGCTGGGCTTGGCCGGCAGCGGCAGGAGCTCAAGGACGCGTAGACGCTCCGCTGGGGAGCGCCGGGGAACTGCGGGTTCGTCGCCGACCGCGGGTGGTTCGTGGCTGGTCGCGCAGTTCCCCGCGCCCCTTTTTGTCGGCTACGCCTCCAAAAGGGCAGCGAGCCTCCTCCATCCCTCTCGGGGGAGGCCCTTGCGGGAGCCCGCGTCGATCACCTGGAGGGCCACGTGGTCGGCGCCCGCCTTGTGGAAGGCGTCGATGCGGGAGCGGATCCTCGTCTCGTCGCCCCAGGCGAAGAAGGTGTCGATCAGGCGGTCGCTGCCGCCGTCCTGGAAGTCGTCCTCGGTGAAGCCGAGGCGGAGCCAGGTGTTGGTGTAGTTGGGGAGGGCGAGGTAGAGGGCGAGGACGTCACGGGCGGTGGCGCGGGCCTTCGCCGCGTCGGTCTCCAGGACGACCTTGAACTCCGGGGCCAGCAGCGCGGTCTCACCGAGGATCTCGCGGGCCTGGGCCGTGTGCTCGGGGGTGACCAGATACGGGATCGCGCCGGCCGCG from Streptomyces roseochromogenus subsp. oscitans DS 12.976 encodes the following:
- a CDS encoding YidC/Oxa1 family membrane protein insertase; the protein is MSVFSLFSLFAHLVEHLADLLQPLFHASAAAAAIVLFTALVRLLVHPLSRAAARGQRARAALQPKIAELREKHAKDPQRLQKAVMELHAEEKVSPLSGCLPGLLQLPAFFLLYHLFSSSTIGGEANGLLSHRLLSAPLGGTWADALGAGGPFGPAGLVYLGLFVLVAAVAAFNYRRTKRMMANNPVTMGAGGGEQVPGLGAVNAVMPFLSFFTLVTVAVVPLAAALYVVTSTTWSAVERAALYQ
- a CDS encoding fumarylacetoacetate hydrolase family protein, with the protein product MKLLRVGTAGAERPALLDAEGTLRDLSGIVDDIDGALLADEAALGRVRAAAEAGELPALDATGLRIGPPLGRIGKVVCIGLNYHDHARETGAEPPAEPVVFFKAADTVVGPNDTVLVPRGSAKTDWEVELAVVIGRTARYVESAEEALAHVAGYAVAHDVSEREFQIERGGTWDKGKNCETFNPLGPWLVTADEVPDPQRLSLKLWVNGELKQDGTTAEQIFPVAEVVRYVSQFMTLYPGDVINTGTPAGVAMGQPEPKPYLRAGDVVELEIAGLGRQRQELKDA